The genomic segment TCCTTCATAAAAAGCGCGTGAGGCTTTGATGTCTGTCACCGCATAAATCGAAAAAGCGACTTCTGTTATTTTCATGTGTTTAAATAGTATGGGTAAAGTTACCTAAGAGGATTTTCGCCGCGAATAAGTCTAATCAAAATCATAATAACCGCGATCACAAGCAACAGGTGAATAAATCCACCAATAACGTGGAAACCAATAAATCCCACTGCCCACAGAATAATCAAAACTATAGCAATTGTTGTAAGCATGTTTTTTAAATTAGCTTCTAATAATTTTAGTATAACACAAAATGTCCATGGGATTTCAACCGTAAAAGAAAATACCCCGATTCGCTAAGCGAATCGGGGTATTTTCTTTTAGAGTTTCTAATTAAGAGAGATGTGCTGAGACAAGCTTGGTCATTTCAAACATGTTGACGACGGCCTTTCCTCCGAAAACTTTCTTGAGTTTCTCGTCGGCGACAATATTTCGCTTGTTTTTAGGATCCTGGAGATTAGCTTTCTTGATGTATACCCAAAGACCTTTGACGACTTCTGATCGAGGCATTGGACCTTTTCCAACTACCGCTTCTAGATCTGCAGTCAACTTCATGGGCTTCATAAATGCAGAGTTTGCTTTTGCTGCCTTTGGTGCTGCTGCTCCCGCCACTTTCATTTCTTTTGCCATAGTATTTTTCAGAACTTATCAATTCGGCGCCCTTCTTCGTTGCTTCACGATTTTGCTCCCGCAACGTATATGAATACGTTTTAGTCGTAAAATCGCTTGCGCCTCGAATTGCATCCGACTAGATAATTTCTTTCGTTAATTATTAATGATGGGAATATCATACCACCCCCCTAATTTTTTGGGAAATGCCCAAAACCACCTGAGAAAAACTACGCAACTACTGCGACGTAAGGATCATTTTGCCTTTTGGAGCAGTCCAATCCGTAAAGCGCCACCACGTCGGTGTAAATTTGAAAAACACGCATTTGGGATCATTGGCTTTTTCTTTCTTTTTAGGAAATTTTTCAAAATAGACTGAATCGTACAGTGACTTTTCCTCTAGTTTTATAAGTTCAGCAATTCCATCAAACTGCAACGTTTTCATGGCTGCTTCATCTGATCCAACAACCAAAGAAGCTCGCGTCGTGGCTTTCCCAAAAAGCGGCTCGGATTTTCGATAGTCGCGATTGGTTTCGAAGAAAAAAACCAATGGATTTTCTGCGTGAGCAAAATGTACCGTAGAGGCATGGGGCGAACCGTCGAGCATCTCAAGCGCCAACACGGCAACGTTTTGAGTTTTTAAATACTTTAGTATTTCCTCGGGCATATTAGAAGTTAAATAAATTACTTTTCTTCGACGGCAAGGCCACTGCGTCCAAAATTTGCTCCAAGTCAGCTTGAACTTTTTGCAAATTGGCTGCTGTAAATTCTTTAATCGTGCCTGCTGGGAAATTCAAAAATTGCGTCTGACCAACTCTCGTTTCAAATTCATAACAGTGAGCCGGCGTTCCGACAACGTAGAGTCGGTACAAAGATCCTGATGCGTAGTGCCCTGCTCCAGCATCTCCAACATTTTTAAATACTGACGAAGAATATTCGGCGTCGGAATGGAAAAGGTCGGCAGTCTTTTTTTGATCAAAACCTTCAGGAGCAGTTTCCAGACATTTTGGTTCACCCAACAGATCAGTTCGGTTTTTAATTTTCAGCCCAGCGCTTTCAAAATTTGTTCCAGTATATTCCTCACCCTTGTAATACAAACAATAATTAAAATCTTGATCGCATGGTGGAATGTACGCCTTCACCAAAACCTGATCGGGGTTGGTGGCCAAACCAAATTTTTCTGAATCGAAACTAGCCGTAATCACTCCATCTGAAATGATTTGTTGAGAAGTAGGAGTTGGAGTTACGGTCTCGGGTGGAAATTCACTTTTTGGCATCCACAATAAAAGTCCAACAACGACGACAAGAAGAATTGCGAAAATAATTTTATATTGATTCTTCATCTATAGATCATAACACTTGTCGTAATAAAAGCATCCGTCCATCGTCTCAATCTGTGTGCGAGGGAGGTTCGAAAATTTCTCTCTTAGTTTTATTAGGTTAATTTAAAAATTATGCCTTATTTACGTAATAACGATGCAGACGAAGATGATTCAGAAAAAAAGGAAGGTAGTATTGGGAACGAGAACCCAGAAGGTGGTGCTGCCAGTGATGACAGTGGTTATTAATTAAATAAAAATAAAACTATGCCCTATTCACATTCAAAAGAAAAACACGCTGACCACGCAGATAAACGCGCGGATCAAGCGGAAGAGAAGGCCGCGGCCGCCCATCACGAAGCGGCCAAAGAACAGGAGAAAATAGCACGAGAGCAATCAAATAAAAGTCACTCTCGTTAAAGTAAAGTTAAGGCTGAGAATTAATCAGTTGTAGTTTTTCCTTTCTACGTTCGACCTGCTGGTCTCAGTACCTAGGGCTGGCGATAGTTTTTGTACGCTCTGTTATTAAAGTGAGCTTTTTTTGACGATTCCATCCTTTAAGCTCGGCCTCTCTCTTACGCGCTTCACCTAATCTCAAAAATTTTTCCGAATATTTCAAAACCACAGGGCGGCGGATTTTGGTGTAGTGAGCGCCGGATTTCAAATGATTGTGCGCGTGCAATCTGCGTTCTAAATTGTTGGTACTTCCAACATATAGTGTTTTGTCGGAGCACTCGAGAATGTAGGTAAAGTACACCATGCGAGTTATCGTAGAGCTTTCCACTCCGCTAGAAATTCGTCAAGAAAATTCTCCAAAAAGGCGTGTCGCTTCTTTGCCAACTTTTTCCCGTACTTCGTGTTCATCATATCTTTGAGCAACAATAATTTTTCGTAAAAATGGTTAATTGTAGTCCCCGCGGGATTTTTCTTATACTCCTCGCTATTTTTATATTTTATTGGTTTTGTGTTTGGTTCATAAAATGGCCTGCCTTTATGACCTCCGTAACTAAATGCCCGGGCAATCCCAATAGCGCCCATTGCATCGAGACGATCAGCGTCTTGTACTACCTGTAGTTCTTTAGACTTAACGCCTGATTTTCCGTCGAGAGTTTTGTTAAATGACATGTTGTCGATAATTTCGACAATCTGATCGACAACTTCCACGGATAGAGCAAGCCCCGAAAGAAATTCCCGCGCCACCTTTGGCCCGACAGTACTGTCTCCGCCATGAAATTTATGATCAGCGATATCGTGTAAAAGTGCGGAAAGTTCCACCACAAAAAGATCAGCCTTTTCTTCTTTGGCAATTTTGAGCGCGATATTTCTGACACGTTCAATATGCCACCAGTCGTGTCCGCTCTCGTGCGCCTTGAGAGTTTTTTGAACATATTCCTCGGTCTGTTTAATAGTATCCTTGTCGTTCACAATATGATTATTGTACGATATTAGGAGTTTTATGACCAGAAATGGTACAAAAAAATCGAGATAAATCTCGATTTTTTGCCAATATATTTGAAACTATTTCTTTCGAGCCGCGAGCATCGCGTGCTTCTTGTCCAAACGCTTCTTGGTTTTTCGTGAATGAGATTTTTTATTCTTAATGTCTTGTGAGGCTCTTTTTGCCATGTGATTTTGTTCGCAATGGTGCGAGATTATAAGTAAATTATTTCTTATCTTTCTTTGGTTTCTTCTTTTCCTTCTTTCGTGCGTCGTTTCCTTTTGCCATATCGTTTTAGTTAGTTAATAATTTCTGTTGCAGTAAGTATATCAGAAAAAGAAAAAGATCGTACACGTGAATGTACGATCTGTGAAAAAATGCGAGAACAGACTACTTGCTAACCAAACGCCGGGCCGAGAAACCGGCGACGACGAGCAGACCAACTGCGGCGGCCCATGTCCCAACTTCAGGAACCGGAACGGCAGCGGCGATATACTGACCCTTCAGCGCGTCGTTACCGCACTCATAGGTGCAGAATAAGCTGAAGTCCTTGCCGGCGAGGAAACCGAGGTTGGCTTGCAACTGAAAGTTGTCGCCGGTGTTACCAATGTCGGTATTGAACGCCGCGTCGACTACCGCGCTGGTCAAACCGCCGGTGACATTTGCGACGCCACTTTCCAAAAGTGTGGACTGTGAATCCGGCACGAGGGCGAACGGATCAGCCTCGGCGTTGGCAGCAAACAAAACCGTCTTGACGACACTCGCCGGCGACAGAGCGTACACATCATAGAGCAAGGTGCTGCCAGCGACGCTCGTGAAATGAACGGCGTAGTTAAACCCCGGATTGGGGTAATTGAAGGCACCATCCACCGGAGCTGGCCGACTGGGATGCGGGAGGACTCCCCCGCCCGTTTTGAAAAACAGATCGCCCATCGCGTAAAGGCCATTTCCCGTGAGGAAGTTAAACCCTCCGACGATGGAGACCGTATGCGTCGTCGGATTGTAGCCGACAAGCTTTAAGTCCCAACTGTTGTCGGCGATCGACGCCGGCGAAACGTAACCAACCTCCTGAACTCCAGGGCGCGGGTCGTTCGCATATTGTTGGGGATGCAGACCGCCGTCGTTGGCGGTGATGTCGATATCCCGCGCCTGTGCAACGCTCGCGACGAGAATCACGGCAAGATGCAATGCTATGCTGTTTTTTGTGTTCAAGACAATGCTTTCTGTTGATTTTTTGGTTTGTGAAAAGATCAGCTCTCCTGAGATGACCGGCCAGCATTATATGCATAATTTATAACAATGTCAAGTCTCAATTGAATGGCGTGAGATCTAAAAGAGTCCGTCAGCATTTGGCGAATCAGGAGGGATTGCCTGCCCACAGTCCCAAAGTTCGACAATTTTGCCACTTTCAAAACGAAAAAGGTGGAGAGTAATAATTCCAGGCGTGGTGGGATCCAACCTGACATGCGAGTGGGTAGCGATCAGATCGCCGTCAACGAGCATGTGTTTAACCGAAATACTTTTTTTCGGAAACTGAACATGATTTTCCTTCATGCCTTTTTTCAACGCTTCAAAACCCGCGGGGTAGTAGGCATTGTGATGTACACCGTTCATGTCGACATATTTTTCGTACGCTTGGTCGATGTCCCCCGCCACCACCATTTCCAAAAATTGCGTCGCGGACTGCATCGCTCGCTCCATAATTTGTCTGCCGGATTGTTTTTTATTAGATTGCTCCATACTGATGCTTGCCTAACAAAAAACCCCTCACGGGGTTTTTAAAGCCGATTACATCGAGAGAATCCACGCCGCCAACATAATACTTACGAGCTGATTTGTCACCATCACAAAAATCTGCTTAGCCCAGAATTTCCTCTTGGTGTTAGCCCAAACTACACTTGAAATTTGGAGCGGAACAATAAATCCAATCCAAATCCAAAACGCTAAATGGTAGATACTAAAAGCGCTCACATATGGAACCAAGTTGGCAAAAGAAACTGTCGTGAAGAAAGTCAGAAATAGTTGCAAGGCATAAAACGGCATCATGGATTTTTGCATTTTTTGCAATTCCTCTTTCGAGAGATTGGTGCACTCCATAAATTCCATCCACCATTTTCCAAACAACAATGGTGAATACCAGATACCGCCTAAAATAAATTGGGCCACTGTTGCCACCGCCACCAACATATAATTTACTTCCATATACATACGATTACTTGATAATTACCTACCCAACCACAACCGCCTTAAACCGCCGTCGATCCCAAAGAAACGATAGGATTGTCAGCGCGGCAAAGATAGATGGAATCCAGTATCCTGGCAAATAGAGAAGTGCGATTTCCCAAAGACTAATCCACTGAATTGAGACGGTACCAGTAACTGTCGCAACATTGTCGAGAAGAGTTTTGTCTTGAGTTTTTACTTTTTCTACCCACTCCTGCGCATATTTAATATTAGTATCAATATTTGCCAACTGGCTTGTATAGGATGCGCTCTCTTTGGCCAATTGCTGTTTCAGCGACAACAAATCATTTGAAAAACTGACAATCTGAGCTTCAATTTGAGGTGTCGAAGTTTGAGCGCGGAGCATTGCGAGCTGTTTCTCGTCGGCATCAATTCTTGCTTGAATTGATTGTACAACTCCTGCGTGGGTTGTCACAATTTTCTGTCGAGTTGTTTTGTAATCGGCGAGTTGAGTGTCAGCTTGCTTCTGTTGTTCTTCAATGCTCAATTTTTGTGGCAAAAGATTTTGGGACGAAACATTGACCGTAATAAATCGTCTGCCGACAAGTCCCTCGAGTTCCGCGCGAAACGCGTCGTACTTACTTTGAGGCACTGCGAAACTAACCGAACCATATTTTTCAGAACTTGATTCTTGATCGATCCGGCCGTCGTATCCTCGGACCGTGGTCTCAACTCGATGCGTCAAGGCTTGCACATCGCGACTGCGCATGTAGGCGTTGTAATAGACTTTCAAAAATTCACGGGTGTCGGTCACGGGAACATCAGGGTTGTAGTACGGAGAAGGATAATATACCGAACCCATTCCATCCTGCACCATACTGTTTGAAACACTGCTGTCTCTTGCTGGCGTACCAGCGGCCATTGGAGGAACCGCTACTGTTGTCCCGCCAGATTTTTCCATCATTCCCCCGCTCGTAGCGTAATAATATCGTTGACCCACATTAGAAATCGCGATAAAAGTCCCGACAGCAAAAAGTCCAAGTATAATTGTTAACCAAGAAATATTTCTCGCGTGAAAAATTCGAGGGTTTATTGGATTTTCATTCATACAATAATAGTATCACGCGGAAAACTAAACCAAAAGCGACGATCTCCCTTTTTTCATCCTCAAAAATCTTATTCTAGATGCCCGGTTCACCCAGATGAAGTACGAAAAATGAAAAACCCCACTCAGCAAAGACTGAGGAGGGTTTATTTTGAACTTAACCGATAATACGAAGTTCACGCATGGATTGATAGCTTGTAGGGCAAACAATGATATGGTCATGAACCTCGATATCCAGAATCTGACCAGCTCGACCCAAAATTTGTGTTGCTCGTGCATCTGACTTAGAAGGACGTGTGCAACCCGACGGATGATTATGCATCAAAACCACCCCTCGTGCTCGAGCCAAAACGGCTGCCCGAAAAACTTCTCCCCTACTAACGGGTACGCTATCGACCAAATTCAGAGTGGTGACATAGTGACCGAGAATGCGCAATTGGGACGAGAGCAAGAGAACGGCAAAGCATTCCTGGTCAGGACAATAGTTGGCGGCAGTTTCAATGTGACGTCGCCAATAATCGACAGCACAACCTGTATTCTCGCACAAAAATGATTCGGCTTTCGCGACATCACAAATCATCCTGCCTTTCTTAAAATAATCGAGATTGAAATCCTGTGCCTCCTGCACAAGCCTGTGACCATCCCGAATCGCTTGGCTAACGATCGCAATGCGTTCCCTCAAACTCTCAATAGGCTTGTCGATATCTCTGAATAGTATCGCCGGACGAAGCTTAAACCATTCGATAATCTTTTTGGCCGCTTCATAATGACCTATACCATCCATGCGAGCGACAAAATCCACAACGTGACTGGCTCCCACGTTCGGTGTGCACTCGCTCAAACATCTCCATGTATCGTCCTTGAGGCGAACTTGAAATTGGCGAGGCTTCCGTCCATGGTGAATGGGGCAACAACTCATGAGTGTGTTGCCAAAGCACTTCATTCGCGCCAACAAACCGTAGTGAGTGAGAATGTGCGGCATCGTTACCGCCTCACGAATCGCCTCGAATTCAACGAACTCTACATTCTTTGGCATAGCATTTCCCTTTCTTTGAATTTGTATGTACAGACACAACTGAATCTGTTGGCGATTGCCGAGATTCATTTCTAATCGGCATCCTAACATAAACCAAAAAATCTACCAGAAAAACTGCATAAAATTATTTTAAAGAAAAAAGTGAAGGGTGTACTTCACTTTAACGTTTTGAGGGCCGTCTTGACCTTGAGCCATACCTGGGCGTAAAACCTTCTACCGCTCGATCCGGTTTTGGCCGCTCACCTTTTGGACCCTTGAATCGACTCATCCTTTTGAGCAGTTTCTTGGTCGCTTCGGGCATCGCCGAGTCGTCCATCCAGTTTTTGACCAAAACTTTGGATTCTGTACCGGGAGTATTTTGCGTTGGCTCTTCCATAAAAAACAAGTATCTTTTTATAGAGTAACACAAGAAAAAAATGAGGGTAAGAGCTTGAATAAAAGTTTATATTTCAACCACAGCCGAAATCGGTAAATGATCCGAGCCTTTTGAGTTGTGCACTGCGGGTGAATTTACTTTAATATCTTTGCTTGTAAAAATATAGTCTAAGCGAATAAAAATCTTGTGTGGTGTACATCCCGAACAACCCTCCGGATAGACGCTCCAAGTTGGTGGAGATGCCGGATCGCTATCAACAAAAATTTCTCGCATTTTTTTGATAGCAGCGCTTTCTGGCAAAGCAT from the Patescibacteria group bacterium genome contains:
- a CDS encoding lmo0937 family membrane protein; translated protein: MLTTIAIVLIILWAVGFIGFHVIGGFIHLLLVIAVIMILIRLIRGENPLR
- a CDS encoding SWIB/MDM2 domain-containing protein, with translation MAKEMKVAGAAAPKAAKANSAFMKPMKLTADLEAVVGKGPMPRSEVVKGLWVYIKKANLQDPKNKRNIVADEKLKKVFGGKAVVNMFEMTKLVSAHLS
- a CDS encoding pyridoxamine 5'-phosphate oxidase family protein; its protein translation is MPEEILKYLKTQNVAVLALEMLDGSPHASTVHFAHAENPLVFFFETNRDYRKSEPLFGKATTRASLVVGSDEAAMKTLQFDGIAELIKLEEKSLYDSVYFEKFPKKKEKANDPKCVFFKFTPTWWRFTDWTAPKGKMILTSQ
- a CDS encoding GIY-YIG nuclease family protein, translated to MVYFTYILECSDKTLYVGSTNNLERRLHAHNHLKSGAHYTKIRRPVVLKYSEKFLRLGEARKREAELKGWNRQKKLTLITERTKTIASPRY
- a CDS encoding HD domain-containing protein; this translates as MNDKDTIKQTEEYVQKTLKAHESGHDWWHIERVRNIALKIAKEEKADLFVVELSALLHDIADHKFHGGDSTVGPKVAREFLSGLALSVEVVDQIVEIIDNMSFNKTLDGKSGVKSKELQVVQDADRLDAMGAIGIARAFSYGGHKGRPFYEPNTKPIKYKNSEEYKKNPAGTTINHFYEKLLLLKDMMNTKYGKKLAKKRHAFLENFLDEFLAEWKALR
- a CDS encoding nuclear transport factor 2 family protein; the encoded protein is MEQSNKKQSGRQIMERAMQSATQFLEMVVAGDIDQAYEKYVDMNGVHHNAYYPAGFEALKKGMKENHVQFPKKSISVKHMLVDGDLIATHSHVRLDPTTPGIITLHLFRFESGKIVELWDCGQAIPPDSPNADGLF
- a CDS encoding DUF1761 domain-containing protein, with translation MEVNYMLVAVATVAQFILGGIWYSPLLFGKWWMEFMECTNLSKEELQKMQKSMMPFYALQLFLTFFTTVSFANLVPYVSAFSIYHLAFWIWIGFIVPLQISSVVWANTKRKFWAKQIFVMVTNQLVSIMLAAWILSM
- a CDS encoding DUF4349 domain-containing protein, whose product is MNENPINPRIFHARNISWLTIILGLFAVGTFIAISNVGQRYYYATSGGMMEKSGGTTVAVPPMAAGTPARDSSVSNSMVQDGMGSVYYPSPYYNPDVPVTDTREFLKVYYNAYMRSRDVQALTHRVETTVRGYDGRIDQESSSEKYGSVSFAVPQSKYDAFRAELEGLVGRRFITVNVSSQNLLPQKLSIEEQQKQADTQLADYKTTRQKIVTTHAGVVQSIQARIDADEKQLAMLRAQTSTPQIEAQIVSFSNDLLSLKQQLAKESASYTSQLANIDTNIKYAQEWVEKVKTQDKTLLDNVATVTGTVSIQWISLWEIALLYLPGYWIPSIFAALTILSFLWDRRRFKAVVVG
- a CDS encoding JAB domain-containing protein encodes the protein MLGCRLEMNLGNRQQIQLCLYIQIQRKGNAMPKNVEFVEFEAIREAVTMPHILTHYGLLARMKCFGNTLMSCCPIHHGRKPRQFQVRLKDDTWRCLSECTPNVGASHVVDFVARMDGIGHYEAAKKIIEWFKLRPAILFRDIDKPIESLRERIAIVSQAIRDGHRLVQEAQDFNLDYFKKGRMICDVAKAESFLCENTGCAVDYWRRHIETAANYCPDQECFAVLLLSSQLRILGHYVTTLNLVDSVPVSRGEVFRAAVLARARGVVLMHNHPSGCTRPSKSDARATQILGRAGQILDIEVHDHIIVCPTSYQSMRELRIIG